A region of Paramormyrops kingsleyae isolate MSU_618 chromosome 17, PKINGS_0.4, whole genome shotgun sequence DNA encodes the following proteins:
- the eif3k gene encoding eukaryotic translation initiation factor 3 subunit K isoform X1 codes for MASSFEQMRANVGKLLRGIDRYNPENLATLERYVETQAKENAYDLEANLAVLKLYQFNPAYFQTTVTSQILLKALTNLPHTDFTLCKCMIDQTHQQEERPIRQILYLGNLLETCHFQAFWSSLEENRELIDGITGFEDSVRKFICHVVGITYQNIERRLLAEMLGDPLALSLTLWPCTDTQVKLWMSKYGWTENEDGQIFIFNQEESIKPKNIVEKIDFESVSSIMATSQ; via the exons ATGGCGTCATCTTTTGAGCAAATGAGAGCTAATGTTGGGAAACTTTTACGGGGGATTGATAG GTATAACCCAGAAAATCTGGCCACGCTTGAGCGATACGTGGAAACGCAGGCAAAGGAAAACGCTTACGATTTGGAAGCCAACCTGGCCGTTCTTAAGTT GTACCAGTTCAACCCCGCCTACTTCCAGACCACTGTGACGTCTCAGATTTTGCTCAAAGCCCTGACCAACCTGCCTCACACAGACTTTACATTGTGCAAGTGCATGATAGACCAGACACAC CAGCAAGAGGAACGCCCGATAAGACAGATCCTCTATCTCGGCAACCTCCTGGAGACGTGCCACTTCCAGGCATTCTGG TCCAGCCTGGAAGAGAATAGAGAACTGATTGATGGAATTACTGGCTTTGAGGATTCTGTCAGAAAGT TCATTTGCCATGTGGTGGGGATCACATATCAGAATATTGAACGTCGACTGCTTGCAGAAATGCTTGGAGACCCCTTAG CCCTTTCGCTGACTTTGTGGCCTTGCACAGACACTCAGGTGAAGCTGTGGATGAGTAAATATGGCTGGACCGAGAACGAGGACGGACAGATCTTCATCTTCAACCAGGAGGAGAGCATCAAGCCTAAAAACATTGTGGAAAAGATTGATTTCGAAA GCGTGTCCAGTATCATGGCCACCTCCCAGTGA
- the eif3k gene encoding eukaryotic translation initiation factor 3 subunit K isoform X4 yields MASSFEQMRANVGKLLRGIDRYNPENLATLERYVETQAKENAYDLEANLAVLKLYQFNPAYFQTTVTSQILLKALTNLPHTDFTLCKCMIDQTHQEERPIRQILYLGNLLETCHFQAFWSSLEENRELIDGITGFEDSVRKFICHVVGITYQNIERRLLAEMLGDPLDTQVKLWMSKYGWTENEDGQIFIFNQEESIKPKNIVEKIDFESVSSIMATSQ; encoded by the exons ATGGCGTCATCTTTTGAGCAAATGAGAGCTAATGTTGGGAAACTTTTACGGGGGATTGATAG GTATAACCCAGAAAATCTGGCCACGCTTGAGCGATACGTGGAAACGCAGGCAAAGGAAAACGCTTACGATTTGGAAGCCAACCTGGCCGTTCTTAAGTT GTACCAGTTCAACCCCGCCTACTTCCAGACCACTGTGACGTCTCAGATTTTGCTCAAAGCCCTGACCAACCTGCCTCACACAGACTTTACATTGTGCAAGTGCATGATAGACCAGACACAC CAAGAGGAACGCCCGATAAGACAGATCCTCTATCTCGGCAACCTCCTGGAGACGTGCCACTTCCAGGCATTCTGG TCCAGCCTGGAAGAGAATAGAGAACTGATTGATGGAATTACTGGCTTTGAGGATTCTGTCAGAAAGT TCATTTGCCATGTGGTGGGGATCACATATCAGAATATTGAACGTCGACTGCTTGCAGAAATGCTTGGAGACCCCTTAG ACACTCAGGTGAAGCTGTGGATGAGTAAATATGGCTGGACCGAGAACGAGGACGGACAGATCTTCATCTTCAACCAGGAGGAGAGCATCAAGCCTAAAAACATTGTGGAAAAGATTGATTTCGAAA GCGTGTCCAGTATCATGGCCACCTCCCAGTGA
- the eif3k gene encoding eukaryotic translation initiation factor 3 subunit K isoform X3, whose protein sequence is MASSFEQMRANVGKLLRGIDRYNPENLATLERYVETQAKENAYDLEANLAVLKLYQFNPAYFQTTVTSQILLKALTNLPHTDFTLCKCMIDQTHQQEERPIRQILYLGNLLETCHFQAFWSSLEENRELIDGITGFEDSVRKFICHVVGITYQNIERRLLAEMLGDPLDTQVKLWMSKYGWTENEDGQIFIFNQEESIKPKNIVEKIDFESVSSIMATSQ, encoded by the exons ATGGCGTCATCTTTTGAGCAAATGAGAGCTAATGTTGGGAAACTTTTACGGGGGATTGATAG GTATAACCCAGAAAATCTGGCCACGCTTGAGCGATACGTGGAAACGCAGGCAAAGGAAAACGCTTACGATTTGGAAGCCAACCTGGCCGTTCTTAAGTT GTACCAGTTCAACCCCGCCTACTTCCAGACCACTGTGACGTCTCAGATTTTGCTCAAAGCCCTGACCAACCTGCCTCACACAGACTTTACATTGTGCAAGTGCATGATAGACCAGACACAC CAGCAAGAGGAACGCCCGATAAGACAGATCCTCTATCTCGGCAACCTCCTGGAGACGTGCCACTTCCAGGCATTCTGG TCCAGCCTGGAAGAGAATAGAGAACTGATTGATGGAATTACTGGCTTTGAGGATTCTGTCAGAAAGT TCATTTGCCATGTGGTGGGGATCACATATCAGAATATTGAACGTCGACTGCTTGCAGAAATGCTTGGAGACCCCTTAG ACACTCAGGTGAAGCTGTGGATGAGTAAATATGGCTGGACCGAGAACGAGGACGGACAGATCTTCATCTTCAACCAGGAGGAGAGCATCAAGCCTAAAAACATTGTGGAAAAGATTGATTTCGAAA GCGTGTCCAGTATCATGGCCACCTCCCAGTGA
- the eif3k gene encoding eukaryotic translation initiation factor 3 subunit K isoform X2 → MASSFEQMRANVGKLLRGIDRYNPENLATLERYVETQAKENAYDLEANLAVLKLYQFNPAYFQTTVTSQILLKALTNLPHTDFTLCKCMIDQTHQEERPIRQILYLGNLLETCHFQAFWSSLEENRELIDGITGFEDSVRKFICHVVGITYQNIERRLLAEMLGDPLALSLTLWPCTDTQVKLWMSKYGWTENEDGQIFIFNQEESIKPKNIVEKIDFESVSSIMATSQ, encoded by the exons ATGGCGTCATCTTTTGAGCAAATGAGAGCTAATGTTGGGAAACTTTTACGGGGGATTGATAG GTATAACCCAGAAAATCTGGCCACGCTTGAGCGATACGTGGAAACGCAGGCAAAGGAAAACGCTTACGATTTGGAAGCCAACCTGGCCGTTCTTAAGTT GTACCAGTTCAACCCCGCCTACTTCCAGACCACTGTGACGTCTCAGATTTTGCTCAAAGCCCTGACCAACCTGCCTCACACAGACTTTACATTGTGCAAGTGCATGATAGACCAGACACAC CAAGAGGAACGCCCGATAAGACAGATCCTCTATCTCGGCAACCTCCTGGAGACGTGCCACTTCCAGGCATTCTGG TCCAGCCTGGAAGAGAATAGAGAACTGATTGATGGAATTACTGGCTTTGAGGATTCTGTCAGAAAGT TCATTTGCCATGTGGTGGGGATCACATATCAGAATATTGAACGTCGACTGCTTGCAGAAATGCTTGGAGACCCCTTAG CCCTTTCGCTGACTTTGTGGCCTTGCACAGACACTCAGGTGAAGCTGTGGATGAGTAAATATGGCTGGACCGAGAACGAGGACGGACAGATCTTCATCTTCAACCAGGAGGAGAGCATCAAGCCTAAAAACATTGTGGAAAAGATTGATTTCGAAA GCGTGTCCAGTATCATGGCCACCTCCCAGTGA